From the Euphorbia lathyris chromosome 6, ddEupLath1.1, whole genome shotgun sequence genome, one window contains:
- the LOC136232368 gene encoding serine/threonine-protein kinase 12: MERKSSVRFILGKQSSLAPDRHREDASEEQEEEVEIHPGVRLMYSANEGNLDGIRELLDLNVDVNFRDIDNRTALHIAACQGYADVVGVLLDNGAEIDTQDRWGSTPLADAMHYKNHDVIKLLEKHGAKPLMAPMHVNHAREVPEYEICPDELDFTNSVEITKGTFRMASWRGIQVAVKRLGSDEDKVRAFRDELALLQKIRHPNVVQFLGAVTQSSPMMIVTEYLPKGDLCAYLKVKGALRPGKAVRFALDIARGLNYLHENKPPIIHRDLEPSNILRDDSGHLKVADFGVSRLLTVKEDKPLTCQDTSCRYMAPEVFKNEEYDTKVDVFSFALILQEMIEGCPPFSVKQELEVTKLYAEKERPPFKAPAKHYGHGLKELIQECWHENPAKRPTFRQIIRRLDAILNSIGHKSRWKVRRLKCFQVVNLSSRGGSSRSDSNV; this comes from the exons ATGGAAAGGAAGAGTTCGGTAAGGTTCATTCTGGGGAAGCAGTCATCTTTAGCACCAGACCGGCACCGGGAGGATGCGAGTGAAGAGCAGGAAGAAGAGGTGGAAATCCATCCAGGGGTGCGGCTAATGTACTCGGCCAATGAGGGGAATTTGGATGGGATTCGTGAGCTCTTGGATTTGAATGTTGATGTTAATTTCCGCGACATAGATAACCGGACGGCGCTTCATATCGCTGCTTGCCAAGGCTACGCGGACGTGGTTGGTGTGTTGCTCGATAACGGCGCCGAGATTGACACCCAAGATCGATGGGGTAGCACG CCTCTTGCAGATGCTATGCACTACAAAAATCATGATGTGATCAAATTGTTAGAGAAGCATGGTGCAAAGCCCCTG ATGGCTCCAATGCATGTCAATCACGCACGTGAAGTTCCTGAATATGAAATATGTCCTGATGAGCTTGATTTTACAAATAGTGTGGAAATAACGAAG GGAACCTTTCGCATGGCATCATGGCGTGGAATTCAAGTTGCTGTTAAAAGGCTTGGTTCGGATGAGGATAAAGT GAGAGCATTCAGAGATGAGCTTGCATTGCTTCAGAAGATCCGGCATCCAAATGTGGTCCAATTTCTGGGTGCTGTTACCCAGAGTAGTCCTATGATGATTGTGACAGAATATTTACCCAAG GGAGATCTTTGTGCATACTTGAAAGTAAAAGGAGCACTAAGACCAGGAAAAGCTGTGAGATTTGCACTTGATATTGCAAG GGGGCTGAATTATTTGCATGAGAATAAACCACCTATAATTCATCGTGATCTTGAGCCATC AAATATATTGCGGGATGATTCTGGACATCTCAAAGTTGCAGATTTTGGAGTTAGTAGGCTTCTTACAGTTAAAGAAGACAAGCCTTTGACGTGTCAAGACACTTCAT GTCGATATATGGCCCCCGAGGTTTTCAAAAATGAAGAATACGACACCAAAGTTGATGTCTTTTCCTTCGCTTTAATTTTGCAGGAG ATGATTGAAGGCTGCCCGCCGTTTTCTGTGAAGCAAGAACTTGAAGTAACGAAATTATATGCAGAAAAAGAGCGGCCACCATTCAAAGCTCCAGCAAAACACTATGGACATGGACTTAAAGA ATTGATTCAGGAGTGTTGGCATGAAAATCCGGCTAAGAGGCCAACTTTTAGGCAAATAATAAGGAGATTGGATGCAATACTTAACAGTATTGGTCATAAAAGCCGCTGGAAG GTTAGGCGACTGAAATGCTTTCAAGTTGTAAATCTAAGCAGTCGCGGAGGTTCTTCTCGCTCCGACAGCAATGTATGA
- the LOC136232369 gene encoding cyclic phosphodiesterase-like, whose product MAMPASEVSLKHVYSVWAVPPEDVAQRITKLMEGLRSEFGGPQFQPHVTVVGAISLTEQHALDKFRSSCNGVKAYTATVDRVATGSFFYQCIYLLLHPTDEVVGASAQSCEHFGYTRETPYMPHASILYGDLTEDEKKKAEEKANNLDESISGLSFQINRFQLWKTDTDDKTLKSWEKIAECSLN is encoded by the exons ATGGCAATGCCAGCATCCGAGGTCTCCCTAAAACATGTTTATTCGGTCTGGGCGGTTCCACCAGAAGACGTGGCGCAGAGAATTACGAAATTGATGGAAGGTCTGCGATCGGAGTTCGGCGGGCCTCAATTCCAGCCGCATGTTACCGTTGTTGGGGCCATTAGCTTGACGGAGCAGCATGCGTTGGACAAGTTTCGATCCTCTTGTAACGGGGTCAAGGCTTATACTGCCACTGTTGATCGCGTCGCCACCGGGAGTTTCTTTTATCAGTGCATTTATTTGCTCCTCCATCCAACGGACGAG GTAGTGGGAGCTAGTGCGCAGAGCTGTGAGCATTTTGGGTATACCAGAGAAACTC CCTACATGCCTCATGCGAGTATCCTATATGGAGATCTTACGGAGGATGAGAAGAAAAAGGCTGAAGAAAAGGCAAATAATCTTGATGAGAGCATCAGTGGCCTGAGTTTCCAGATAAACCGCTTTCAACTGTGGAAAACGGACACAGATGACAAGACACTGAAATCATGGGAGAAGATTGCAGAATGCAGCCTCAACTAG